One window of Chryseobacterium indologenes genomic DNA carries:
- a CDS encoding hybrid sensor histidine kinase/response regulator codes for MILIVDDNQSNLYSLQKLLESKDFQVETAGSGEEALGKALKNDYALIILDVQMPDMDGFEVAETLADYSKTKDVPIIFLSAVNTDKKFITQGYASGGKDYVTKPVDPEILLLKVKTFYNLQEQNIAMKKTQQNLELEVKGRRESQVTMKSQIDHFHLMLESLPQIAFTLNEEGIVDFVNGKWYQYSDNEQDFPETHPDDHNIIEELERCRKKGKALELEIRIKNIISGHYRYHLLRVTPVYDEHRIKNWVGTFTDIDDQKKVEKEKDEFLSIASHELKTPLTSIKAYVQLLERKLKLDKESPEAGFVTKVQTQIEKLNTLITDLLDVSKIENGKLKINKKPVNLENVISNAIETILQTHEQQVKIERHGTKPDILIPLDEIRIEQVLINFLTNAVKYSPHNNQVIVTTFVDHEAQEVRVNVTDFGIGIPDFKQDAVFKKFYRVEESSLQFQGMGIGLFICSEIIKQHHGTVGVSSIVDEGSTFYFTLPLN; via the coding sequence ATGATTTTAATTGTTGATGACAACCAAAGCAATCTTTATTCACTTCAAAAATTGCTTGAATCTAAAGATTTCCAGGTTGAAACGGCCGGCTCCGGCGAAGAGGCTCTTGGTAAAGCATTGAAAAATGACTATGCCTTAATTATTTTAGATGTTCAGATGCCTGATATGGATGGCTTTGAAGTTGCAGAAACGCTTGCAGACTACAGTAAAACCAAAGATGTTCCTATTATATTCTTATCCGCTGTTAATACCGATAAAAAATTCATCACTCAAGGTTACGCTTCTGGGGGTAAAGACTACGTAACGAAGCCTGTAGATCCTGAAATCCTTCTGCTTAAAGTAAAAACTTTCTATAATCTCCAGGAGCAGAATATTGCAATGAAAAAGACACAGCAGAATCTGGAACTGGAAGTGAAAGGAAGAAGGGAATCCCAGGTAACAATGAAATCCCAGATTGATCATTTTCATCTCATGCTGGAATCTCTTCCACAGATTGCATTTACCCTAAATGAAGAAGGAATTGTTGATTTCGTTAACGGTAAATGGTATCAGTATTCTGACAATGAGCAGGATTTCCCTGAAACACATCCCGATGATCATAATATAATCGAAGAACTGGAGAGGTGCAGGAAAAAAGGAAAAGCCCTGGAACTAGAGATCAGAATTAAAAATATTATTTCAGGTCATTACCGGTATCATTTGCTTAGAGTAACCCCTGTATATGATGAACACCGTATTAAAAACTGGGTGGGAACATTTACAGATATCGATGATCAGAAAAAAGTGGAAAAAGAAAAAGATGAATTCTTAAGTATTGCAAGCCATGAATTAAAAACTCCTTTAACCAGCATTAAAGCCTATGTTCAGCTACTGGAAAGAAAACTGAAATTAGATAAAGAAAGTCCCGAAGCAGGATTTGTTACAAAAGTTCAGACGCAGATTGAAAAGCTGAATACGCTGATCACCGATCTTCTGGATGTATCAAAAATTGAAAACGGGAAACTGAAAATCAATAAAAAGCCGGTTAATCTGGAAAATGTGATCAGTAATGCGATTGAAACCATATTACAGACTCATGAGCAACAGGTAAAAATAGAGCGCCACGGAACAAAACCTGATATTTTAATTCCTTTGGATGAGATCCGTATCGAGCAGGTACTGATTAATTTTCTCACCAATGCTGTCAAATATTCACCTCATAATAATCAGGTGATCGTTACCACTTTTGTAGACCATGAAGCTCAGGAAGTGAGAGTCAATGTAACTGATTTCGGGATTGGAATTCCTGATTTTAAGCAGGATGCGGTATTCAAGAAATTCTATCGTGTGGAAGAATCTTCACTGCAGTTCCAGGGGATGGGAATCGGACTGTTTATATGCTCTGAAATCATCAAACAACACCACGGAACTGTTGGTGTTTCCAGTATCGTAGATGAAGGTTCTACATTTTATTTTACCCTACCATTAAATTAA
- a CDS encoding Crp/Fnr family transcriptional regulator, with the protein MKKTISCMNIDEKILHSFGGENAIYKAHEFIFKEGDHSQYYFQIISGKVKLNTFTENGKEFIHNILGKNQSFGDPLLFIEKLYPTNAISLQTTEIIKMPKDNFMEMLKSNPELSLEMNMCLSQRLYYNNLMLRNLALADPIQRLKGVMDYLKSYHDGDCQHCFPIELTRQQIADLTGLRVETVIRTVKKMVKNEMIKLEGRRILY; encoded by the coding sequence ATGAAAAAAACAATAAGCTGCATGAACATCGATGAGAAAATCCTTCACTCATTCGGAGGCGAAAATGCCATCTATAAGGCTCACGAGTTTATTTTCAAAGAAGGTGATCATTCACAGTATTATTTTCAGATTATCAGTGGAAAAGTAAAACTAAACACCTTTACTGAAAACGGAAAAGAATTTATTCATAACATACTGGGCAAAAATCAAAGTTTTGGGGACCCTCTTCTTTTTATTGAAAAGCTTTACCCTACCAATGCGATAAGTTTACAGACCACAGAAATCATCAAGATGCCCAAAGATAATTTCATGGAAATGCTTAAAAGTAATCCGGAACTTTCCCTGGAAATGAATATGTGTTTATCACAAAGACTGTATTATAACAACTTAATGCTCCGGAATCTGGCATTAGCAGATCCTATTCAAAGGCTGAAAGGGGTAATGGATTATCTGAAAAGCTATCATGACGGAGACTGCCAACACTGTTTTCCTATAGAACTTACCCGCCAGCAAATTGCTGATCTTACAGGACTGAGAGTTGAAACGGTCATCAGAACGGTAAAAAAAATGGTAAAGAATGAAATGATAAAACTTGAAGGCCGCAGGATTTTATATTAG
- a CDS encoding response regulator, with amino-acid sequence MPKKIIRNLQFGIGLSLLILIASSVASYWSIQNQMSHRESLSKSRRSVTAVKDVLVALLDAETGNRGYQLTGREDFLEPYKRGLREYSKALVLAESLGVQDKNQQERLAGLKVAVGQVMDNLKNLVENRRKGVVMTQQQIVTGKAYMDECRKIVKDFIQYEESQVEIKNKDLTRSSETTVLFIVFSALAAVVVTTFFYFKMRADLIRRDELEKMLRDKDQEMTRRVSAIQKIANRVANGDYSEKAVDNSEDDLGDLVESLNHMTESLKTSFDKINKSDWRQKGLALLNESLVGNKSVKEVSNKALSQLIEYGNCINGSLYLFDEGILKLNNAFGLEANMKKTFEQGEGMVGQAFKNAKTQVYNNLHEDDFVVTFASSTIKIYGIILIPVFADGHVIGVIELGSTSNFEEDRISYFEECSVNIGIALNAAKGREKEQQLLEETQAQSEELQVQHSELENLNTELEAQTQKLQASEEELKVQQEELMQANAELEERSRLLEEKNHLIAERNNEIQKKVEELALSTKYKSEFLANMSHELRTPLNSILLLSRLMTENPDENLNEDQIESARVIQSSGTSLLTLIDEILDLAKIESGKMTLEYQEVIVEDIIKDLKSLFSPVFQEKTLPFNIEIDSEVQPVIESDRLRIDQVLRNLLSNALKFTTKGSIDLHVKKHSEKPDFIIFSVKDTGIGIAEDKQKIIFEAFQQADGSTKRKFGGTGLGLSISREIARLLGGELTLKSEVNKGSEFSFTIPVHPVAEIVQSETDPDLVEIIREDVEEIQNILDEGESKHINTLEIPEDVADDRDNIQEGDKIILIIEDDTNFAKALLKYAHLQNYKGIVVVRGDYALSAARQYHPHAILLDVQLPVKDGWEVMDELKSDTTVKNIPVHMMSALHVKKESLMKGAVDFINKPVALDKMTDVFRKIEEALQKGPQKVLIVEENAKHASALSYFLSNFNISLSVEHNVEDSVKALTSDLVDCVILDIGSTKGNDYHVIESIKSYEGLENLPIIIFTEHHLSKEEELKIKQYADSIVVKTAHSYQRILDEVGLFLHLVEEKNSSAETTTSRMLGSLTEVLSGKKVLITDDDVRNIFSLTKALEKYKVEVIVAMDGKHALEQISHHPDIDVILMDMMMPEMDGYETIKQIRKMPAYKRLPIIAVTAKSMIGEREKCITAGASDYISKPVDIDQLLSLLRVWLYES; translated from the coding sequence ATGCCGAAAAAAATTATACGAAATCTCCAGTTTGGAATAGGTCTTTCGCTTCTGATATTGATAGCGAGTTCAGTAGCCTCTTACTGGAGTATTCAAAATCAAATGAGTCACCGTGAGAGCCTTTCCAAAAGCAGGCGTTCTGTAACGGCTGTTAAGGATGTTCTGGTAGCATTACTTGATGCCGAAACAGGTAACAGAGGCTATCAGCTGACCGGAAGAGAAGATTTTCTCGAACCTTATAAGCGCGGATTAAGAGAATATTCCAAAGCTTTGGTGCTTGCAGAATCATTAGGGGTGCAGGATAAAAACCAACAGGAAAGACTTGCCGGATTAAAAGTAGCAGTCGGCCAGGTGATGGATAACCTTAAAAACCTGGTGGAAAACAGGCGGAAGGGCGTTGTGATGACCCAACAGCAAATCGTTACCGGCAAAGCTTATATGGACGAATGCCGTAAAATTGTAAAAGATTTTATTCAGTATGAAGAAAGTCAGGTTGAAATCAAAAACAAGGATTTAACACGCTCATCAGAAACAACAGTTCTTTTTATTGTTTTTTCTGCATTGGCTGCGGTAGTAGTTACTACATTTTTCTATTTTAAAATGCGTGCCGACCTGATCAGGAGGGATGAACTGGAGAAAATGCTCAGAGATAAAGATCAGGAAATGACACGCCGTGTCAGCGCCATTCAAAAAATAGCAAACAGAGTAGCCAATGGTGATTACAGTGAGAAAGCCGTGGATAACTCGGAGGATGACCTTGGAGATCTTGTAGAATCCCTGAACCACATGACCGAATCTCTGAAAACATCTTTTGATAAAATTAATAAAAGCGATTGGCGTCAGAAAGGACTTGCTTTACTGAATGAATCCCTTGTCGGAAATAAATCAGTAAAAGAAGTATCTAATAAAGCTTTAAGCCAGCTGATTGAATACGGAAACTGCATCAACGGTTCATTGTATCTTTTTGACGAAGGCATTTTAAAACTTAACAATGCATTCGGGCTGGAAGCGAATATGAAAAAAACGTTTGAGCAAGGGGAAGGAATGGTAGGGCAGGCTTTTAAGAATGCTAAAACGCAGGTATACAATAATCTTCATGAAGATGATTTTGTAGTAACTTTTGCCAGCAGTACCATTAAGATCTATGGAATCATTCTGATACCTGTTTTTGCAGACGGTCATGTGATAGGAGTTATAGAATTAGGGTCTACCTCTAATTTTGAGGAAGACAGAATCAGCTATTTTGAAGAATGCAGCGTGAATATAGGAATAGCCCTGAATGCAGCAAAAGGAAGAGAGAAAGAACAGCAGCTGCTGGAAGAAACTCAGGCGCAGTCTGAAGAACTGCAGGTACAGCACTCAGAACTTGAGAATCTCAATACCGAACTGGAAGCACAAACGCAAAAGCTTCAGGCTTCAGAAGAAGAATTGAAGGTGCAGCAGGAAGAACTGATGCAGGCCAATGCAGAATTGGAAGAACGCTCACGATTACTGGAAGAAAAAAATCATTTGATTGCTGAACGTAACAATGAGATTCAGAAGAAAGTGGAAGAGCTGGCACTCAGTACCAAATATAAGTCTGAATTTCTTGCCAACATGTCTCATGAATTGAGAACGCCTCTTAATTCAATCCTTCTATTATCAAGATTAATGACAGAAAATCCTGATGAGAATCTTAATGAAGATCAGATAGAATCTGCAAGAGTTATTCAAAGCTCAGGAACAAGTTTACTAACGTTAATAGATGAAATTCTTGACCTGGCAAAAATAGAATCAGGAAAAATGACCCTGGAATACCAGGAAGTTATTGTTGAAGATATCATAAAAGATCTGAAAAGTCTTTTCAGTCCTGTATTTCAGGAGAAAACACTTCCTTTCAACATTGAGATTGATTCAGAAGTGCAGCCCGTTATTGAAAGTGACAGACTCCGTATTGATCAGGTACTAAGAAACCTGCTGTCCAATGCTTTGAAATTTACCACAAAAGGAAGCATTGATTTACATGTTAAAAAACACTCTGAAAAACCTGATTTTATTATATTTTCAGTGAAAGATACCGGTATCGGAATAGCAGAAGACAAACAGAAAATTATCTTTGAAGCATTCCAGCAGGCTGATGGATCTACAAAAAGAAAATTTGGAGGTACCGGGCTGGGTCTTTCTATAAGCCGTGAAATTGCGAGACTTTTAGGAGGCGAGCTGACTTTGAAAAGCGAAGTGAATAAAGGCAGTGAATTCAGTTTTACTATTCCTGTACATCCTGTAGCTGAGATTGTTCAGTCTGAAACCGATCCGGATCTGGTAGAAATTATTCGGGAAGATGTTGAGGAAATTCAGAATATCCTTGATGAAGGCGAAAGTAAACATATAAACACTTTAGAAATTCCTGAAGATGTGGCAGACGACCGGGATAATATTCAGGAGGGTGATAAAATTATTTTGATTATTGAAGATGATACCAATTTTGCAAAAGCTTTATTGAAATATGCCCATTTACAAAACTATAAAGGTATTGTAGTGGTAAGAGGAGATTATGCTCTGTCAGCTGCCCGGCAGTATCATCCCCATGCTATTTTACTGGATGTTCAGCTTCCCGTAAAGGATGGGTGGGAAGTGATGGATGAACTGAAGTCTGATACCACTGTAAAAAATATTCCGGTACATATGATGTCTGCCCTGCATGTGAAAAAAGAAAGCCTTATGAAAGGAGCGGTAGACTTTATCAATAAACCTGTTGCTCTGGATAAAATGACCGATGTATTCAGGAAAATTGAAGAAGCATTACAAAAAGGGCCTCAAAAAGTTTTAATTGTTGAAGAAAACGCCAAACATGCCAGCGCATTGTCTTATTTCCTGAGTAATTTTAATATTTCATTATCAGTAGAACATAATGTAGAGGATAGTGTAAAAGCGCTCACTTCAGATCTTGTTGACTGCGTTATTCTGGATATTGGAAGCACAAAAGGAAATGATTACCACGTCATAGAATCAATCAAAAGTTATGAAGGGCTGGAAAATCTGCCGATCATTATTTTTACTGAACATCATTTGTCTAAAGAAGAAGAGCTGAAAATAAAACAGTATGCAGATTCTATTGTTGTGAAAACAGCACATTCCTATCAGAGAATTTTAGACGAGGTAGGTTTATTCTTACATTTGGTGGAAGAAAAAAACAGTTCGGCTGAAACTACCACAAGCAGAATGCTCGGCTCTTTAACAGAAGTTCTGAGTGGTAAAAAAGTACTCATTACTGACGATGATGTCCGAAATATTTTTTCCTTAACCAAGGCACTGGAAAAATATAAAGTTGAAGTCATTGTAGCAATGGATGGAAAGCACGCTTTGGAACAAATTAGCCACCATCCTGACATAGACGTTATTTTGATGGATATGATGATGCCGGAAATGGATGGCTACGAAACAATAAAGCAGATAAGAAAAATGCCGGCCTATAAAAGATTGCCTATTATAGCGGTAACTGCCAAATCTATGATTGGAGAACGTGAAAAATGTATAACAGCAGGAGCTTCGGATTATATCTCAAAACCGGTAGATATTGATCAGTTATTATCACTCCTTCGTGTTTGGTTGTATGAAAGTTAA
- a CDS encoding response regulator: MNKKVLIVDDDPRNIFALKLTLKARGYAVESCTMAQEALEILKSNPKFSVVLMDMMMPGIDGYEAVRMIRDIQEIKHVPVIAVTAQAMPEDRQKCLEAGADDYVSKPIDVDLLITAIEKLS; encoded by the coding sequence ATGAATAAGAAAGTCTTAATTGTGGATGATGATCCACGCAATATATTTGCATTAAAACTAACCCTTAAAGCCCGTGGGTATGCAGTTGAATCCTGTACAATGGCTCAGGAAGCTTTAGAAATTCTGAAGTCAAACCCTAAGTTTTCTGTTGTTCTTATGGACATGATGATGCCTGGGATAGACGGGTATGAAGCTGTAAGAATGATAAGAGATATTCAGGAAATCAAGCACGTTCCGGTTATTGCTGTCACCGCGCAGGCTATGCCTGAAGACCGCCAGAAATGTCTGGAAGCAGGAGCTGATGATTACGTCTCAAAACCAATTGACGTGGATCTTTTAATAACAGCAATAGAAAAACTATCATAG
- the ribA gene encoding GTP cyclohydrolase II encodes MLTIQAQSKIPTDYGLFTIYAFSENEKDWSPHLVLVAENTDYNKTVNVRFHSECITGEVFHSKKCECGQQLDAAMKYMSEKGGMIVYLRQEGRNIGIINKLKAYALQEQGLDTVEANLRLGLPADGRNFDVAVEMLNLLDVKEINLLTNNPDKLKSVENSRIILKSRIPLEIDSNEINAGYLVKKKDYFGHFLEKI; translated from the coding sequence ATGCTTACAATACAGGCACAATCAAAAATACCTACAGATTACGGACTATTTACTATATATGCATTTTCAGAAAATGAAAAAGACTGGAGCCCGCATTTGGTTCTGGTAGCAGAAAATACAGATTATAATAAGACTGTTAATGTCCGCTTTCATTCTGAGTGCATTACCGGAGAAGTTTTTCATTCAAAAAAATGCGAATGCGGTCAGCAGCTTGATGCAGCGATGAAATATATGTCTGAAAAAGGAGGAATGATCGTTTATCTCCGCCAGGAAGGAAGAAATATTGGGATCATCAATAAGCTGAAAGCATATGCGCTTCAGGAACAAGGATTAGATACGGTTGAAGCCAATCTCAGACTGGGCTTGCCGGCTGACGGAAGAAACTTTGATGTAGCCGTGGAAATGCTGAATCTGTTGGATGTTAAGGAAATCAATCTGTTAACCAATAATCCTGACAAGCTTAAATCTGTTGAGAACAGCAGAATCATTCTCAAAAGCAGGATTCCTTTGGAAATTGATTCCAATGAGATTAATGCAGGCTATCTTGTTAAAAAGAAAGACTATTTTGGTCATTTTTTAGAAAAAATATAA
- a CDS encoding SDR family oxidoreductase: MEKILLTGATGYIGKRMISVIAAQGYKVVCCCRDTGRFTRDMDIDEQLIEVIEVDFLKPETLKNIPEDIAGAYYLMHSMSNTTDYEDSEKKCATNFSGYIEKTQCKHIVYLSGLVNEKELSKHLNSRFEVEKILMDCRVPTTVLRAGIIIGSGSSSFEIIRDLVEKLPVMVAPKWLYTQCQPIGIANVLDFLIFVLFQEAAYQKNFDIGCDDVLTYKDMLLQFAQVRGLKRKIFTLPVMTPRLSSYWLYFITSTSYNLAKALVGSMKVEVVCRPESLAEVKLITGVQPFSYDTALKRTLAKIQANEIISSWKDSFISSRNDSTLKQYQDVPKYGCFTDLRSEEYDDREACMSRVFQLGGDHGWYGQDLWKIRGLFDKLVGGPGLRRGRRHPSDLKDGDALDFWRVLYADRKEGKLILLAEMKLPGEAWLMFKIYRNKIWQKAVFRPKGLWGRLYWFMVLPFHGFIFKGMIRNLSGKEK, from the coding sequence ATGGAAAAAATACTGCTTACAGGAGCTACCGGCTATATCGGTAAAAGAATGATCAGTGTGATTGCCGCGCAGGGATATAAGGTCGTTTGCTGCTGCAGGGATACCGGTCGTTTTACAAGAGACATGGATATCGACGAACAGCTCATTGAAGTTATTGAAGTTGATTTTCTAAAGCCGGAAACACTTAAAAATATTCCGGAAGATATTGCAGGGGCTTACTATCTGATGCATTCCATGAGCAATACTACTGATTATGAAGACTCAGAAAAAAAATGTGCCACCAACTTTTCCGGTTATATCGAGAAGACGCAATGTAAACATATTGTCTATCTGTCAGGGCTGGTGAATGAAAAAGAACTGTCAAAGCATTTGAATTCAAGGTTCGAAGTTGAAAAAATTCTGATGGACTGCAGGGTTCCCACAACAGTTCTTCGCGCAGGAATTATCATTGGGTCAGGAAGTTCATCATTTGAAATTATAAGGGATCTCGTTGAAAAACTGCCTGTCATGGTAGCTCCCAAATGGCTGTATACCCAATGTCAGCCAATAGGAATTGCCAACGTGCTGGATTTCCTGATTTTTGTTTTGTTTCAAGAAGCTGCTTATCAGAAAAATTTTGACATTGGATGTGATGATGTACTGACTTACAAAGACATGTTGTTGCAGTTTGCACAAGTAAGAGGTCTTAAAAGAAAGATTTTTACACTGCCTGTAATGACGCCCAGGCTGTCTTCGTACTGGCTCTATTTTATTACTTCAACTTCTTACAATCTGGCCAAAGCATTGGTTGGAAGCATGAAGGTAGAAGTGGTCTGCCGTCCCGAAAGTCTTGCTGAGGTCAAATTAATTACCGGTGTGCAGCCGTTTTCATATGATACAGCATTGAAGAGAACTCTTGCAAAAATTCAGGCCAATGAAATCATTTCCAGCTGGAAAGACAGTTTCATCAGCAGCCGTAATGATTCAACCTTGAAACAATATCAGGATGTACCGAAATACGGTTGTTTTACGGACCTGCGGAGTGAAGAGTATGATGACAGGGAAGCCTGTATGAGCCGGGTCTTTCAGTTAGGAGGCGATCATGGCTGGTATGGGCAGGATCTTTGGAAAATAAGAGGACTTTTTGATAAACTTGTTGGCGGTCCGGGACTGAGAAGAGGGCGCAGGCATCCTTCAGACCTTAAAGATGGTGATGCATTAGACTTCTGGCGGGTTTTATATGCTGACCGTAAGGAAGGCAAACTTATATTATTGGCTGAGATGAAGCTGCCCGGAGAAGCCTGGCTGATGTTTAAAATTTACAGAAATAAGATCTGGCAAAAAGCTGTATTTCGTCCAAAAGGCCTTTGGGGTAGATTGTATTGGTTCATGGTGCTGCCATTTCATGGCTTTATCTTCAAAGGAATGATCAGAAACCTCAGTGGAAAGGAAAAGTGA
- a CDS encoding lipocalin family protein, with product MKNRIILTLLLSFGLLNGLISCSSMPEKARPVGQFDVNKYLGTWYEIARFDYRFEKDLDNAIAQYSLNADGNVNVVNSGYNFKKNKWVSANGTAKFRGEKNVAALKVSFFGPFYAGYNVVALEEYKYALVAGKNLDYLWILSREKTIPENIKQKFISKAQEIGYDTSKLIWVKQDKKSPFDK from the coding sequence ACTGTTAAATGGTTTGATTTCTTGCTCTTCTATGCCTGAGAAAGCACGGCCTGTTGGTCAGTTTGATGTCAACAAATATTTAGGGACATGGTATGAAATTGCCAGGTTTGATTATCGTTTTGAGAAAGATCTTGATAATGCAATCGCTCAGTACAGCCTTAATGCGGATGGAAATGTAAATGTAGTCAACAGCGGATATAATTTTAAAAAGAACAAATGGGTTTCTGCTAATGGTACTGCTAAATTCAGGGGAGAGAAAAATGTTGCAGCGCTGAAAGTGAGTTTTTTCGGACCTTTTTATGCCGGATATAATGTAGTTGCACTGGAAGAGTACAAATATGCACTGGTTGCCGGGAAAAATTTAGACTATCTATGGATTCTTTCCCGTGAAAAAACGATCCCTGAGAACATAAAACAGAAATTTATCAGCAAAGCGCAGGAAATAGGGTATGATACCTCAAAATTAATATGGGTGAAACAGGATAAGAAAAGTCCTTTTGATAAATAA